A genomic region of Aeropyrum pernix K1 contains the following coding sequences:
- the serS gene encoding serine--tRNA ligase, whose product MAGWSILELLRSNPEALKEHVRKRLMDPAIVDRAYRLDVEWRRLLTMVNEVRRRHNEITRMIAKAGSREERERLIAEAKRLLREREDLEEKLKKVEREREEALLGLPNIVAPDVPVGDESATRPIEFWGKPKVWKGHVDAFREQTEAYGFKVDHEVIEWRPRGHADMMEEVLKLGDTLRAARVAGSRFYYLFEDLVFLDLALLMYAIDFMTSKGYVLVLPPYMLRYNVMSRVIDLETFKDAIYEIAGEDLYLIATAEHPLAALYYNSEIYDEDLPLKLVGVSPCFRKEAGAGNRDLKGIFRVHQFHKVEQFVYSLPEESSKLHEELISNAKEIFKGLEIPFRVVNIASGDLGACAVKKYDLEAWMPAQGKYREMVSASNCTDWQAYRLGIRLVRRKGMERGYVHTLNATAVASTRTITAILENFQDEEGVVAIPRALRRYLEVFKRAPTDAIHPRRRPPA is encoded by the coding sequence GTGGCAGGATGGAGTATACTCGAGCTTCTCAGGAGCAATCCTGAGGCGCTTAAAGAGCACGTTCGCAAGAGGCTCATGGACCCGGCAATTGTTGATAGGGCCTATAGGCTAGACGTGGAGTGGAGAAGGCTACTCACGATGGTTAACGAGGTTAGGAGGAGGCACAACGAGATAACGAGGATGATAGCGAAGGCGGGCAGTAGAGAGGAGAGGGAGAGGCTGATAGCTGAGGCTAAGCGCCTGTTGAGGGAGCGGGAGGATCTAGAGGAGAAGCTTAAAAAGGTGGAGAGGGAGCGGGAGGAGGCCCTGCTAGGCCTCCCCAACATAGTGGCGCCGGACGTGCCAGTGGGCGACGAGAGCGCCACTCGGCCCATAGAGTTCTGGGGCAAACCCAAGGTGTGGAAAGGACATGTCGATGCCTTCAGGGAGCAGACCGAGGCTTACGGGTTTAAGGTTGACCACGAGGTTATAGAGTGGAGGCCCAGGGGGCATGCGGACATGATGGAGGAGGTGCTGAAGCTCGGTGACACCCTGAGGGCTGCACGTGTCGCTGGCTCCAGGTTCTACTACCTCTTCGAGGACCTCGTGTTCCTCGATCTGGCGCTCCTCATGTACGCCATAGACTTTATGACCAGCAAGGGCTACGTACTAGTCCTCCCCCCCTACATGCTCAGGTACAACGTTATGAGCAGGGTTATAGACCTGGAGACTTTCAAGGACGCGATATACGAGATTGCGGGTGAGGACCTCTACCTTATAGCCACTGCCGAGCACCCGCTGGCCGCCCTCTACTACAACTCTGAGATTTACGATGAGGACCTCCCCCTCAAGCTGGTCGGCGTGAGCCCCTGCTTCAGGAAGGAGGCAGGAGCTGGTAATAGGGATCTGAAGGGCATATTCAGGGTACACCAGTTCCATAAGGTGGAGCAGTTCGTCTACAGCCTACCTGAGGAGAGCAGCAAGCTGCATGAAGAGTTGATAAGCAATGCCAAGGAGATCTTCAAGGGGCTTGAGATACCTTTCAGAGTCGTCAACATAGCCTCGGGGGACCTGGGGGCCTGCGCCGTCAAGAAGTACGACCTCGAGGCGTGGATGCCTGCCCAGGGCAAGTACAGGGAGATGGTTAGCGCAAGCAACTGCACCGACTGGCAGGCCTACAGGCTTGGTATAAGGCTTGTAAGGAGGAAGGGCATGGAGAGGGGGTACGTTCACACCCTCAACGCGACAGCGGTGGCGAGCACCCGCACCATAACAGCCATACTGGAGAACTTCCAGGATGAGGAGGGGGTTGTGGCTATACCCAGGGCTCTAAGGCGCTATCTAGAGGTTTTCAAGAGGGCCCCTACAGACGCCATACACCCTAGGAGAAGGCCGCCCGCCTAG